The following is a genomic window from Chloroflexota bacterium.
GCGCCGCGCTCGGGGGCGGTGGCGGAGGCTCGGGTGGCGGCCGGACGGGCGGCGCGGTGGCCGCGGCGCCGCGCCCGGTCGCCGCATCCGGCGCGGGCCGACCGTAGGGGGCGCCGCGATGGACGACCTGCGCGCGACCCTCCTCTCCATCACCCTCGGGCGCGGGGCATCACTCGCCCTGGCCCTCCTGCTCGGCCCGGCCCTGCTGCTGGTCGTGCCGGTCGGGGCCGGCGTCCTGGCCGGGACGTTCGCCCTCCAGGTCCTGCTCGCCGGCCCACCGAACGGCGGCCCCCCACCGGTCGAGCACTGGGTCCGCGACGGCTCGCCGGTGGCCGGGGAGATCCCGCCGGCCCACCGCGCCGTCATGGAGGCGACGCCGGCCCGCTGGTGCCCGGGCCTGCCCTGGCAGGTGCTGGCGGCGATCGCCCGCATCGAGTCCGGCTTCGGGCGGAACATGGGCCCCTCGAGCGCCGGGGCGATCGGCTACATGCAGTTCATGCCGGCCACCTGGGCGGCCTACGGGGTCGACGGCGATGGCGACGGCGACCGCGACCCCTGGGACTACCGGGATGCGATCCCGGCCGCCGCCCGCTACCTCTGCGCGAGCGGCGCGCCGGGCGATCTGCGCGGGGCCCTCTGGGCCTACAACCACGCCGACTGGTACGTCGCCCAGGTCCTCGAGCAGGCCCGGGCATACACGGCCGAGCTGCCCCCGGCCGGGGCGCTCGGGCCCGGGCTGCCCGGCCTGCCGGCCCCACCCGGCGCGCTCGCCGCGGTCCCGCGGGTCGGCCAGGGCGACCCGGCCGAGTACGACGCGCAGTACCCGGTCGGCGTCTGGGCCGCGAGTACCTGCTCGGCGGCCAGCCTGACCGCGGTCGCGCGCGGCTTCGGCCGGCCCGTCCGGATCGCCGACACGATGCGGCTGATGCCGGGCGCGATCACGACCCGCCTCGGGCTGGTGAGCCGCCCGGCCCTGGTCGGGGCGGCCCGTGCGCTCGGCTTCCAGGCCGCCGACGACGTGATCGGCTACGAGCACCTGCGGGCCGCGACCTCTGCCGGCCAGCCGGTCCTCGTCGACATCACCAACGCGACCTTCCCCGAGGGCCACTGGCTGGTGGTGACCGGCGTCGGCGACGACGGGGTCCGGGTGGTCGACTCGGCCGGCACGCGGCTGACGTTCATCGCCCGCTCGACGTTCGTGCCGTCCTGGAGCGGGCGGGGCATCCGCCTCGTGGCCTGACGGGCGGCGTGGTGGGAGGAGCGAGGGAACGGCGCCCAAAGGGCACGACGAGCGGGGGTGGGCGCCCCGCGCGAGCACGACCCAACGGCCCGGCGAGGCGGGGCGGCCCGGGCCAGCCAGACCAGATCACGAGCCCAGGAGGCGGAGCATGAGCCGCGAGATCGTCCAGGTGGCGCTCCTGCTGCAGCCGACCGACGTCCGGTCGGGCATCACCCAGCTCTTCACGAACCTGCTCAACATCGGCTTCACGGTCGGCGTCGTCGTCGCCGCCTTCTTCCTGATGTGGGGCGCCTTCCAGTACATGGCGGCCGGCGGCTCGCCGCGCCAGATGGAGGGCGGCAAGCAGGCGATGGTGAACGCCTTGTTCGGGTTGGCGATCGTCATCCTCGCCCGGGCCGTCGCCGGCGCCGTCGGTCAGGCCCTCGGGGCCGGTGGCGGCTGAGGGGAGGCAACCATGGCACGCCGACACGAGGTCCCGACCCACCTGAACGTCGAGGACAAGCTGCTGCTCGGCCTCTCGGTCCGGCAGTTCACCGTCCTGCTCGCCGGCGCGTCCGCCGCCTACGGCATCTGGAGCGGCGCCCCGGACTGGCCCGCGCCGCTCCTCTACGGCCTGGTCGCC
Proteins encoded in this region:
- a CDS encoding lytic murein transglycosylase, which translates into the protein MDDLRATLLSITLGRGASLALALLLGPALLLVVPVGAGVLAGTFALQVLLAGPPNGGPPPVEHWVRDGSPVAGEIPPAHRAVMEATPARWCPGLPWQVLAAIARIESGFGRNMGPSSAGAIGYMQFMPATWAAYGVDGDGDGDRDPWDYRDAIPAAARYLCASGAPGDLRGALWAYNHADWYVAQVLEQARAYTAELPPAGALGPGLPGLPAPPGALAAVPRVGQGDPAEYDAQYPVGVWAASTCSAASLTAVARGFGRPVRIADTMRLMPGAITTRLGLVSRPALVGAARALGFQAADDVIGYEHLRAATSAGQPVLVDITNATFPEGHWLVVTGVGDDGVRVVDSAGTRLTFIARSTFVPSWSGRGIRLVA